One window of the Ammospiza nelsoni isolate bAmmNel1 chromosome 2, bAmmNel1.pri, whole genome shotgun sequence genome contains the following:
- the LNP1 gene encoding leukemia NUP98 fusion partner 1 produces MEYDEDDDIFFAKWMSSFWGHNLIDEEKEGRGHKKRQPQLWSERRASLPAKLSSLHTTRLHASAKGSSSGHLRGSKEFQEDQDVKCHCHRKASRTPSANSSCPETRSNSIQEFAESFEKQLHLKSKRSVSLQPEGAKERREREKLHLRKSKSHKKMGEKSEARRERDEAESSEVPAKHSEQFPSQASIQKGYVSTGS; encoded by the exons ATGGAAtatgatgaagatgatgatattttctttgcaaaatggATGAGCAGCTTCTGGGGCCACAACTTGATCGATGAGGAGAAGGAAGGCAGAGGCCACAAGAAACGTCAGCCACAACTCTGGAGTGAGAGGAGAGCATCCCTGCCG GCCAAGCTTTCCTCTCTCCATACAACACGACTTCAtgcttctgccaaaggctcaTCTTCAGGCCACCTCAGAGGCTCCAAGGAATTTCAAGAAGACCAAGACGTCAAATGTCACTGCCACAGGAAGGCAAGCAGGACACCTTCAGCAAACAGCTCATGTCCAGAGACAAGATCAAACTCCATTCAGGAATTTGCAGAGTCCTTTGAAAAGCAATTGCATCTCAAAAGCAAACGCTCAGTTTCTTTG CAACCTGAAGGTGCAAAAGAGAGAcgagaaagagaaaaattgcaTTTGAGAAAAAGCAAGTCTCATAAGAAAATGGGAGAGAAATCAGAGGCAAGGAGAGAGCGGGACGAAGCTGAAAGTTCAGAAGTACCTGCAAAACACAGTGAACAGTTTCCATCACAAGCAAGCATTCAGAAAGGTTATGTATCCACAGGCAGCTAG